In Prunus dulcis chromosome 2, ALMONDv2, whole genome shotgun sequence, a single genomic region encodes these proteins:
- the LOC117619045 gene encoding putative pentatricopeptide repeat-containing protein At5g52630 gives MNKLNSRVLNFSHKANQFKHKELAHLIHSIVDSTQSKFQANLLLNDLSKSGRLDEARQLFDKMPSRDEFSWNTMIAAYANSGRLNEAKQLFDAIPSKTPITWSSLISGYCRNECESEAFVLFWQMQLEGHRPSQYTLGSVLRLCSTLVLLQSGELVHGYVIKTQFDTNAFVVTGLVDMYAKCKRISEAEYLFETLPDRKNHVLWTVMLTGYSQNGDGFKAMKCFRDMRAEGVESNQFTFPSILTASALILANSFGAQVHGCIVQSGFGANVFVQSALVDMYVKCGDHNSAKKALKSMEVDDVVSWNSMIVGCVRQGFTEEALSLFKEMRSRELKIDHFTYPSVLNSLAALKDMKNAMVIHCLIVKTGFEVYQLVGNALVDMYAKQGNIDCALEVFKHMSDKDVISWTSLVTGYAHNGSHEKALRLFCEMRTAGIYPDQFVIASVLIACAELTVLEFGQQIHANFIKSGLQASLSVDNSFVTMYAKCGCIEDANRVFDSMQVQNVITWTALIAGYAQNGRGKESLKFYNQMIATGIQPDFITFIGLLFACSHAGLLEKGQYYFESMNRVYGIQPGPEHYACMIDLLGRSGKLKEAEALVNQMVVEPDGTVWKALLSACRVHGNIELGERAATNLFKMEPLNAVPYVQLSNMYSAAARWEDAARIRRLMKSKGILKEPGCSWIEMNSQVHTFMSEDRSHSRTAEIYSKIDEIMMLIKEAGYIADMNFALHDMEKEGKELGLAYHSEKLAVAFGLLTTPPGAPIRIFKNLRVCGDCHNAMKYISKVFLRHIILRDSNCFHHFKEGNCSCDDYW, from the coding sequence ATGAACAAATTAAATTCaagagttttgaatttttcccACAAGGCTAATCAATTCAAGCACAAAGAGTTAGCCCATCTCATCCACAGCATTGTGGATTCAACCCAGTCTAAGTTCCAGGCGAATTTACTCCTGAATGATTTGTCTAAGTCTGGTCGACTCGATGAAGCCCGCCAGCTGTTCGATAAAATGCCGAGTAGGGATGAGTTTTCTTGGAACACCATGATAGCTGCTTATGCCAATTCAGGAAGGCTAAATGAAGCTAAACAACTATTTGATGCGATCCCAAGTAAAACCCCCATCACTTGGTCTTCACTCATATCTGGGTATTGTCGAAATGAGTGTGAAAGTGAAgcttttgtattgttttggCAAATGCAGCTTGAGGGACACAGGCCGAGCCAGTACACGTTGGGCAGTGTCCTAAGGTTGTGCTCAACATTGGTTTTGCTCCAAAGTGGTGAACTTGTTCATGGGTATGTGATAAAGACCCAGTTTGACACTAATGCCTTTGTCGTCACGGGTCTGGTTGACATGTATGCAAAGTGCAAGCGCATTTCGGAAGCTGAATATCTCTTTGAGACTCTGCCAGACAGAAAAAATCACGTGCTGTGGACTGTTATGCTTACAGGGTACTCTCAAAATGGTGATGGTTTTAAGGCAATGAAGTGTTTTCGGGACATGCGAGCTGAAGGGGTTGAATCCAATCAGTTTACATTCCCTAGCATATTGACAGCTTCTGCCTTAATTTTGGCGAATAGTTTCGGGGCTCAGGTGCATGGATGCATTGTTCAGAGTGGTTTTGGGGCAAATGTGTTTGTCCAAAGTGCATTGGTTGATATGTATGTGAAATGTGGAGATCATAATAGTGCAAAGAAGGCACTAAAAAGCATGGAGGTTGACGATGTCGTTTCTTGGAACTCCATGATTGTTGGGTGTGTAAGGCAAGGGTTTACAGAAGAAGCTTTGTCCTTGTTTAAAGAAATGCGTTCGAGAGAACTGAAGATTGATCACTTTACTTATCCATCTGTTCTAAACTCCCTTGCTGCACTGAAGGACATGAAAAATGCAATGGTGATTCATTGCCTGATTGTGAAGACTGGATTTGAGGTTTATCAACTTGTGGGCAACGCTCTTGTTGATATGTATGCTAAACAGGGAAATATAGATTGCGCACTTGAGGTGTTTAAGCATATGTCAGACAAGGATGTTATCTCATGGACCTCCCTGGTAACCGGCTATGCACATAATGGCTCTCATGAAAAAGCACTTAGATTGTTCTGTGAGATGAGGACAGCAGGGATCTATCCAGACCAATTCGTAATTGCCAGCGTTTTGATTGCCTGTGCAGAGCTGACAGTTTTGGAGTTTGGCCAACAAATTCATGCAAACTTTATTAAGTCCGGCCTTCAAGCATCCTTATCAGTAGATAATTCATTTGTGACTATGTATGCAAAATGTGGGTGCATAGAAGACGCCAATAGAGTTTTTGACTCTATGCAAGTTCAAAATGTGATTACTTGGACAGCTTTAATAGCTGGTTATGCCCAGAACGGTAGAGGAAAGGAATCCCTAAAATTTTACAATCAAATGATTGCAACTGGCATACAACCGGACTTCATTACTTTTATTGGCTTATTATTTGCTTGTAGCCATGCTGGTCTTCTGGAAAAAGGTCAATACTACTTCGAATCGATGAATAGGGTTTATGGAATACAACCAGGTCCTGAGCACTATGCATGTATGATTGACCTCTTGGGGCGCTCAGGGAAGCTTAAGGAGGCTGAGGCATTAGTTAATCAAATGGTTGTGGAACCAGATGGAACTGTATGGAAGGCACTACTTTCTGCATGCAGAGTACATGGGAACATAGAACTGGGAGAGAGGGCAGCAACAAACCTATTTAAAATGGAGCCTTTAAATGCTGTGCCTTATGTTCAGTTATCTAACATGTATTCTGCAGCTGCTAGATGGGAAGATGCTGCAAGAATCAGAAGATTGATGAAATCAAAGGGAATTCTTAAGGAGCCTGGATGCAGCTGGATTGAGATGAACAGCCAAGTGCATACATTTATGTCTGAAGATAGAAGCCATTCAAGGACAGCTGAAATTTATTCCAAAATCGATGAGATCATGATGTTGATCAAGGAAGCTGGATACATCGCAGATATGAACTTCGCACTTCATGACATGGAAAAAGAGGGTAAGGAGCTTGGCCTAGCGTATCACAGTGAAAAGTTGGCTGTTGCTTTTGGGCTCCTCACCACACCACCAGGAGCACCAATCCGAATTTTTAAGAATCTCCGGGTTTGTGGAGATTGCCATAATGCaatgaaatatatatcaaAGGTTTTTCTCCGGCATATTATACTAAGGGATTCAAACTGTTTTCATCATTTCAAAGAAGGGAACTGTTCTTGTGACGACTATTGGTAG